The proteins below are encoded in one region of Pacificitalea manganoxidans:
- the argB gene encoding acetylglutamate kinase → MKTQNAMQSDWIATARTLSQALPYLQRYTGATVVIKFGGHAMGDDSEMESFARDIVLMQQVGVNPVIVHGGGPMINQMLDRLGIESTFVNGKRVTDEATVEVVEMVLSGRVNKRIVQAINDQGGRAIGLSGKDANMIVCDPAKPELGFVGDPVEVTPDVIRQLHGNGMIPVVAPIGTGRNGETYNINGDTAAGAIAAALKADRLLLLTDVAGVKDASGDVVTQLTPEQVSELTASGVIAGGMIPKTETALAAIRGGVRAVVILDGRAPNACLLELFTEHGAGSLIRRQDL, encoded by the coding sequence ATGAAGACGCAAAACGCCATGCAAAGCGACTGGATCGCCACCGCCCGCACCCTGTCCCAGGCCCTGCCCTACCTTCAGCGCTACACTGGCGCGACGGTGGTCATCAAGTTCGGTGGCCACGCGATGGGTGACGATTCCGAGATGGAAAGCTTCGCCCGCGACATCGTGCTGATGCAGCAGGTCGGCGTGAACCCGGTGATCGTCCATGGCGGCGGCCCGATGATCAATCAGATGCTGGACCGTCTCGGCATCGAATCGACCTTCGTCAACGGTAAGCGCGTCACCGACGAAGCGACTGTCGAAGTGGTCGAAATGGTGCTGTCTGGCCGCGTCAACAAGCGCATCGTGCAGGCGATCAACGATCAGGGGGGCCGCGCCATCGGCCTGTCCGGCAAAGACGCCAACATGATCGTCTGCGACCCGGCGAAGCCCGAACTTGGCTTTGTCGGCGACCCGGTCGAGGTGACACCGGACGTGATCCGCCAATTGCACGGCAATGGCATGATCCCCGTCGTCGCCCCTATCGGCACCGGCCGCAATGGCGAGACATATAACATCAATGGCGACACGGCTGCCGGGGCCATCGCCGCGGCACTGAAGGCCGACCGCCTGTTGCTGTTGACCGATGTCGCCGGTGTGAAGGATGCCAGCGGCGATGTCGTCACCCAGCTGACGCCGGAGCAGGTCAGCGAACTGACTGCAAGCGGCGTCATTGCAGGTGGCATGATCCCGAAAACCGAAACCGCGTTGGCCGCGATCCGGGGGGGCGTCCGCGCCGTCGTCATCCTCGACGGGCGCGCACCCAATGCCTGCCTGCTGGAGCTCTTTACCGAGCACGGCGCAGGCTCGCTCATCCGGCGGCAGGATCTGTAA
- a CDS encoding SixA phosphatase family protein: MTCRLILTRHAKSDWGEEDLTDHDRQLNDRGRRDAPRVAAWLTAQGYMPDVTLCSTATRAQQTRAAMTDLPGAVDLRRALYLASAGRMLTELRQAPDGVVMMVGHNPGIADFAELLLARAPDHPRFHSYPTCSTLVAEFPVDHWSALRPGTGTVLGFVTPADLRDA, encoded by the coding sequence ATGACCTGCCGTCTGATCCTTACCCGCCACGCCAAATCCGATTGGGGCGAAGAGGATCTGACCGATCATGATCGGCAACTCAATGACCGTGGTCGCCGGGACGCGCCGCGCGTGGCGGCGTGGCTCACCGCGCAGGGGTATATGCCTGACGTGACGCTGTGCTCCACCGCAACGCGGGCGCAGCAGACCCGTGCGGCGATGACCGATCTGCCCGGTGCGGTGGATCTGCGCCGCGCGCTTTACCTCGCCTCTGCCGGACGGATGCTGACCGAGTTGCGGCAAGCCCCGGACGGGGTGGTGATGATGGTGGGCCATAACCCCGGTATCGCCGATTTCGCGGAACTGCTGCTGGCACGCGCGCCGGATCACCCCCGGTTTCACAGCTACCCCACCTGCTCCACGCTCGTTGCTGAATTTCCCGTGGATCACTGGTCCGCGCTGCGCCCCGGGACGGGAACTGTACTGGGCTTCGTCACTCCGGCCGATCTACGCGACGCCTGA
- a CDS encoding amino acid ABC transporter ATP-binding protein — translation MTDLAIETREIDRSKMQVSDEVAIDIRNMNKWYGTFHVLRDIDLTVYRGERIVIAGPSGSGKSTLIRCINRLEEHQAGQIVVDGTELTSDLKNIDKIRSEVGMCFQHFNLFPHLTILENCTLAPIWVRKVPKKEAVETAMHFLEKVKIPDQANKYPGQLSGGQQQRVAIARSLCMRPRIMLFDEPTSALDPEMIKEVLDTMIELAEEGMTMLCVTHEMGFARQVANRVIFMDQGQIVEQNEPEEFFNNPKSERTKLFLSQILGH, via the coding sequence ATGACAGACCTTGCCATCGAAACCCGTGAGATCGACCGCAGCAAAATGCAGGTCAGCGACGAGGTCGCGATCGATATCCGCAACATGAACAAGTGGTATGGCACCTTCCATGTGCTGCGCGATATCGACCTGACCGTTTATCGCGGCGAACGGATCGTCATTGCCGGGCCTTCGGGCTCCGGCAAGTCGACCCTGATCCGCTGCATCAACCGTCTGGAGGAACATCAGGCGGGCCAGATCGTCGTCGACGGGACCGAACTGACCTCGGACCTGAAAAACATCGACAAGATCCGCTCCGAGGTCGGGATGTGCTTTCAGCACTTCAACCTGTTCCCGCATCTGACAATCCTTGAGAACTGCACGCTGGCGCCGATCTGGGTCCGTAAGGTTCCCAAGAAGGAAGCCGTGGAAACGGCAATGCATTTCCTCGAAAAGGTAAAGATCCCCGATCAGGCCAATAAGTATCCCGGCCAGTTGTCGGGTGGTCAGCAACAGCGGGTCGCCATTGCGCGGTCGCTGTGCATGCGGCCCCGCATCATGTTGTTTGATGAGCCGACCTCCGCCCTCGATCCCGAGATGATCAAAGAGGTGCTCGACACTATGATCGAACTCGCGGAGGAGGGCATGACCATGCTCTGCGTAACCCACGAAATGGGCTTTGCCCGTCAGGTGGCGAACCGCGTGATTTTCATGGATCAGGGCCAGATCGTTGAACAAAACGAGCCGGAAGAGTTCTTCAATAACCCCAAGAGCGAACGGACCAAGCTGTTCCTGAGCCAGATCCTGGGGCACTGA
- a CDS encoding amino acid ABC transporter permease, with product MSDTHAETVAFVRDTMLEQKAPPVTLVGPIGWARTNLFSGPFNTIVSVISIVFVAWILSLILPWIFSPTWNATSLTECREIVGGAHGGACWGVIRERWLQLMFGFYPPELYWRPILTFVLLLVALAPVLFTGMPKKLLWFSAAFPFLGVWLLWGGTIWTPLSVAFGFVLGFLVIRFASKLTGPLIGMILGVVAALLWWSVLAIPVGQDLGQLIPIGLRSVTSREFGGFMLSITIGVTAIGVSLPLGIVLALGRQSDLFIVKSLCVGFIEFIRGVPLITLLFVASTLLNIFLPPGTTFDIILRVMIMVTLFAAAYMAEVVRGGLAALPKGQYEAADALGLDYWKAQRLIIMPQALKISIPGIVSTFIGVFKDTTLVSIIGLLDPLGLSTAIRADAAWNGIVWEIYGFIALMFFVFCFSMSRYSMFLERKLQTGHH from the coding sequence ATGAGCGATACACATGCCGAAACCGTCGCCTTTGTCCGCGACACCATGCTGGAACAAAAAGCCCCTCCGGTTACGCTTGTCGGACCGATCGGCTGGGCCCGGACCAACCTGTTCTCGGGGCCGTTCAACACAATCGTCTCGGTGATATCCATCGTGTTCGTGGCGTGGATTCTGTCCTTGATCCTGCCGTGGATATTCTCGCCCACATGGAACGCGACCTCGTTGACGGAATGCCGCGAGATCGTCGGGGGCGCTCATGGTGGTGCCTGCTGGGGTGTGATTCGCGAACGCTGGCTACAGTTGATGTTCGGGTTCTATCCGCCGGAACTTTACTGGCGTCCGATCCTGACCTTCGTGCTGCTGCTGGTGGCGCTGGCCCCGGTGCTGTTCACCGGCATGCCCAAGAAGCTACTGTGGTTCTCCGCCGCGTTCCCGTTCCTTGGCGTATGGCTCCTGTGGGGCGGCACGATCTGGACACCTCTGTCGGTTGCCTTCGGCTTCGTGCTTGGTTTCCTCGTGATCCGCTTCGCGTCCAAGCTGACCGGCCCGCTGATCGGGATGATCCTTGGCGTCGTCGCGGCGCTGCTGTGGTGGAGCGTGCTGGCAATTCCTGTCGGGCAGGATCTGGGACAGTTGATCCCGATCGGTCTGCGCTCCGTGACCAGCCGGGAATTCGGTGGCTTCATGCTGTCGATCACCATCGGGGTTACCGCTATTGGCGTCTCGCTGCCTTTGGGCATCGTGCTGGCGCTGGGGCGGCAATCGGACCTGTTCATCGTGAAATCACTTTGCGTCGGTTTCATCGAGTTCATCCGTGGCGTTCCGCTGATCACCCTGCTGTTCGTGGCCTCCACGCTGCTGAATATCTTCCTGCCGCCCGGCACCACATTCGACATCATCCTGCGGGTGATGATCATGGTGACGCTGTTTGCGGCGGCCTACATGGCCGAAGTGGTGCGCGGCGGTCTCGCGGCGCTGCCCAAGGGACAGTATGAGGCGGCAGATGCGCTTGGGCTCGATTATTGGAAGGCACAGCGGCTGATCATCATGCCGCAGGCGCTCAAGATCTCGATCCCCGGCATCGTCTCGACCTTCATCGGGGTGTTCAAGGACACCACGCTGGTCTCAATCATCGGACTTCTCGACCCGCTGGGTCTGTCCACTGCCATTCGCGCGGACGCAGCCTGGAACGGCATTGTATGGGAAATCTACGGCTTCATCGCCCTGATGTTCTTCGTCTTCTGCTTCTCCATGTCCCGCTATTCCATGTTCCTGGAGCGTAAGCTTCAGACCGGCCATCACTAA
- a CDS encoding amino acid ABC transporter permease, protein MTTVPDTPQESFRLSMLIYDTRYRSMTIQIIALIGFLLLVGWLINNTLYNLATLGKPIDFGFLSDPAGYDINQRLIEYNSQSSHWRAAVVGLLNTLLVAVLGCVTATVVGVVVGVLRLSPNWLVARIMAIYVEMFRNVPVLLWIVFTMAILIETLPAPSAFRGDDATSTMKLFDSVAFTNRGFYIPEPLFSRGLGDISIGGAFEISLDLIAILVVLFISIIAARRVSRRADAVQEKTGVRPRTWPQRLAIFVVPMVVLLVVLGFYLGMPELKGFNFGGGIHLRNSLIALWLALSLYTAAFIAEIVRAGILAISKGQTEAAAALGIKPRRIMSLVILPQALRVIIPPLISQYLNLTKNSSLAIAVGYMDLTGTLMGITLNQTGRELETVLMGMLVYLTISLVISVVMNWYNESVKLKER, encoded by the coding sequence ATGACGACTGTGCCTGACACGCCTCAGGAGTCCTTTCGTCTGAGTATGCTGATATACGACACCCGCTACCGCTCGATGACGATTCAGATCATCGCGCTGATCGGGTTTCTGCTGCTCGTCGGATGGCTGATCAACAACACGCTCTATAACCTTGCGACGCTGGGCAAGCCGATTGACTTCGGATTCCTGAGCGATCCCGCCGGCTATGACATCAACCAGCGCCTGATCGAATATAATAGCCAGTCGAGCCATTGGCGCGCCGCGGTCGTGGGTCTGCTCAATACGCTGCTTGTCGCCGTGCTGGGCTGTGTGACCGCCACTGTCGTCGGGGTTGTCGTGGGGGTGCTGCGCCTGTCGCCGAACTGGCTCGTCGCGCGCATCATGGCAATCTATGTGGAAATGTTCCGCAACGTGCCCGTGCTGCTGTGGATCGTGTTTACGATGGCGATCCTGATCGAGACCTTGCCGGCGCCGTCCGCGTTCCGCGGCGATGATGCCACCTCGACCATGAAGCTGTTTGACAGCGTTGCGTTCACCAATCGCGGGTTCTACATCCCCGAGCCGCTGTTTTCACGGGGGCTGGGCGATATTTCCATCGGCGGAGCATTTGAGATCAGCCTCGATCTGATCGCGATCCTCGTCGTCCTGTTCATCAGCATCATCGCGGCCCGCCGGGTGTCGCGCCGTGCCGATGCGGTGCAGGAGAAAACCGGCGTGCGCCCGCGCACATGGCCGCAGCGGCTTGCCATCTTCGTGGTGCCGATGGTCGTTTTGCTGGTCGTGCTGGGGTTCTACCTTGGTATGCCTGAGCTGAAGGGCTTCAACTTCGGCGGGGGCATCCATCTGCGGAACTCGCTCATTGCCCTGTGGCTGGCGCTGTCGCTCTACACCGCCGCATTCATCGCAGAGATCGTGCGCGCCGGTATCCTTGCCATCTCCAAAGGCCAGACCGAAGCTGCCGCCGCGCTTGGCATCAAGCCGCGCCGAATCATGAGTCTCGTCATCTTGCCGCAGGCGCTCCGCGTCATCATCCCGCCGCTGATTTCGCAGTATCTGAACCTGACCAAGAACTCCTCGCTCGCGATTGCCGTGGGCTACATGGACCTGACCGGCACGCTGATGGGGATCACCCTCAACCAGACCGGACGGGAACTGGAGACCGTGCTGATGGGGATGCTCGTCTATCTGACGATCTCGCTCGTCATCTCGGTGGTGATGAACTGGTACAACGAATCCGTGAAGCTGAAGGAGAGGTGA
- a CDS encoding amino acid ABC transporter substrate-binding protein: MKKSVFFGALTVSGLAAGAAAAATLDDVKARGTLNCGVTTGLVGFAAPDANGEWEGFDVGLCRAVAAAVLGDPTAIEFVPTTGKTRFTALASGEIDMLARNTTWTFSRDNDLKFEFTGVNYYDGQGFLVPKALGVTSAKELDGATVCIQTGTTTELNLADYFRKNSMDYEPVPIETNAEAQQQYLAGACDVYTTDASGLAATRATFETPGDHVILPEIISKEPLGPLVRHGDNEWGDIVRWTLNALIAAEELGITSANVEDLSAGTENPEVNRLLGTEGNLGEMIGLDADWAKNAIVAVGNYGELFEKNIGESTPIGLARGLNAQWTDGGLLYSPPFR, translated from the coding sequence ATGAAAAAATCCGTATTCTTCGGTGCGCTGACCGTAAGCGGCCTTGCCGCTGGCGCGGCAGCTGCTGCCACACTTGATGATGTGAAGGCGCGCGGCACCCTGAACTGCGGCGTCACCACCGGTCTGGTCGGCTTTGCCGCGCCGGACGCCAATGGCGAATGGGAAGGTTTCGACGTCGGCCTGTGCCGCGCTGTCGCCGCCGCCGTTCTGGGCGATCCGACCGCAATCGAATTCGTCCCCACCACCGGCAAGACCCGTTTCACCGCGCTCGCCTCCGGCGAGATCGACATGCTGGCCCGGAACACCACCTGGACCTTCTCGCGCGATAACGACCTGAAGTTCGAATTCACTGGCGTGAACTACTACGACGGTCAGGGCTTCCTCGTGCCGAAGGCGCTGGGTGTGACCTCCGCCAAGGAACTGGACGGCGCGACCGTCTGCATCCAGACCGGCACCACCACCGAGCTCAACCTCGCGGACTATTTCCGCAAGAACTCGATGGATTACGAGCCGGTTCCGATCGAGACCAACGCCGAAGCGCAGCAGCAGTATCTGGCTGGTGCCTGTGACGTCTACACCACCGACGCATCCGGCCTTGCCGCGACCCGCGCCACCTTCGAGACCCCGGGCGATCACGTGATCCTGCCCGAGATCATCTCCAAGGAGCCGCTCGGTCCGCTCGTGCGCCACGGCGACAACGAGTGGGGCGACATCGTGCGCTGGACCCTCAATGCGCTGATCGCAGCCGAAGAGCTGGGCATCACCTCCGCCAATGTCGAGGACCTGTCCGCCGGCACCGAGAACCCGGAAGTGAACCGCCTGCTCGGCACCGAAGGCAACCTTGGCGAGATGATCGGCCTCGACGCCGACTGGGCCAAGAACGCCATCGTTGCCGTCGGCAACTACGGTGAGCTGTTCGAGAAGAACATCGGCGAATCCACCCCGATCGGTCTGGCCCGTGGCCTGAACGCTCAGTGGACCGACGGTGGCCTGCTCTACTCCCCGCCGTTCCGTTAA
- a CDS encoding ATP12 family chaperone protein: MTEWKRKRFWTDVTVDKAEGIAGWRVLLDGRRLRTPAKAELILPTRAMAEATATEWRAQTDEIDPDQMPVTRAANSALDKVTPQRDDVVAMLAEYGESDLLCYRADAPQELATRQAEAWDPLLDWARAALGADLTVTTGIMPQPQPDAARAALYAAIDTQTAHEITALHDLVALSGSLVIGLAAQQGVLPAEELWRRSRIDETWQEEHWGVDEDAAAFAVRKRGDFLNAFDFYRLCVETGA; the protein is encoded by the coding sequence ATGACCGAATGGAAGCGCAAACGGTTCTGGACCGACGTGACAGTGGACAAGGCCGAGGGCATCGCCGGTTGGCGGGTGCTGCTGGACGGGCGCCGCCTGCGCACGCCTGCAAAGGCCGAATTGATCCTGCCGACCCGCGCAATGGCAGAGGCAACCGCCACTGAATGGCGCGCGCAGACCGATGAGATCGACCCCGATCAGATGCCTGTCACCCGCGCTGCAAACTCCGCCTTGGATAAGGTCACGCCGCAGCGGGACGACGTGGTTGCGATGCTGGCCGAATATGGCGAAAGCGATCTGCTATGCTACCGCGCCGACGCGCCGCAGGAGCTTGCCACACGGCAGGCCGAGGCGTGGGATCCGCTGCTGGACTGGGCGCGTGCGGCGCTCGGCGCTGACCTGACCGTCACCACAGGGATCATGCCCCAACCGCAACCCGACGCCGCCCGCGCCGCGCTTTATGCGGCAATCGATACGCAGACCGCCCACGAGATCACCGCGCTGCACGATCTGGTGGCGTTGTCGGGCTCTTTGGTCATCGGTCTTGCGGCCCAACAGGGCGTGCTGCCGGCGGAGGAGTTGTGGCGCCGGTCCCGTATCGATGAGACGTGGCAGGAAGAGCATTGGGGCGTCGATGAGGATGCTGCAGCCTTTGCAGTGCGCAAACGCGGTGATTTTCTCAACGCATTCGATTTTTACCGGCTTTGCGTCGAAACAGGCGCCTGA
- a CDS encoding HAD-IA family hydrolase, translated as MGLTGCADPRPLRLVIFDVDGTLVDSQAHILAAMDAAFARLNLPAPAPHATLATVGLSVPEAILQLVPGHDASVREALASHYKASFGAIRAETGRGISPLYPGTRDLLDALHARDDLVTGIATGKSMRGLTYLLEEQGLAGFVTRQCADHHPSKPHPSMVLAALAETGVAARDAVMVGDTEYDMAMAVAAGVTAIGVGWGYHPAERLHAAGAREVLDSFADLPAALDRLWQEVTT; from the coding sequence ATGGGACTGACCGGCTGTGCAGACCCACGCCCGCTGCGGCTGGTGATCTTTGATGTCGACGGCACGCTGGTGGACAGTCAGGCACATATCCTAGCAGCGATGGACGCGGCATTCGCCCGGCTGAACCTGCCAGCCCCTGCGCCGCACGCGACCTTGGCGACCGTGGGGCTATCGGTGCCGGAGGCGATCTTGCAACTGGTTCCGGGGCACGACGCGTCGGTGCGCGAGGCACTCGCCAGCCATTACAAGGCCAGCTTCGGTGCCATCCGGGCCGAAACCGGGCGCGGTATCTCTCCGCTCTATCCCGGCACGCGGGACTTGCTCGACGCCTTGCATGCCCGCGACGATCTGGTGACCGGCATCGCGACGGGCAAATCCATGCGTGGTCTCACCTATCTGCTGGAAGAGCAGGGGCTGGCGGGTTTCGTCACCCGGCAATGCGCGGATCATCACCCCTCAAAGCCGCATCCTTCGATGGTGCTGGCTGCGCTGGCGGAAACCGGCGTCGCGGCGCGCGATGCGGTGATGGTGGGCGATACTGAATATGACATGGCGATGGCGGTTGCGGCAGGAGTGACCGCGATCGGCGTTGGATGGGGCTATCACCCGGCGGAGCGTCTGCATGCCGCCGGTGCGCGCGAGGTGCTGGACAGCTTCGCCGATCTGCCCGCCGCGCTGGACCGCCTGTGGCAAGAGGTGACGACATGA
- a CDS encoding RluA family pseudouridine synthase: protein MTAVQTLTIGADDANQRLDRWFRRMFPQVGQGRIEKMCRKGEIRVDGGRVKANTRLEEGQQVRVPPLPDTPAPAPRPSTRVSDADAEMIQATVLYRDDHILAINKPAGLPTQGGSKQLKHVDGLAEALRFGLEDKPRLVHRLDKDTSGVLLLARTRAVAGALTEAFRAKTTRKIYWAALAGVPQPRQGTVRYGLVKAPGHGARGEAEKMLCIHPRQVDETPDAKRATTDYWVLSAAATRLSWAALVPITGRTHQLRAHMAELGHPIIGDGKYGGSGQENMGDGWGAGLGGGLSKKLHLHARSISLPHPVTGKRIEITAPLPEHMDRTWEMMGWDARDVPADPFAEDAWD from the coding sequence ATGACTGCTGTTCAGACCCTGACAATCGGCGCGGATGACGCCAATCAACGGCTTGACCGCTGGTTTCGCCGGATGTTCCCGCAGGTGGGGCAAGGCCGTATCGAAAAGATGTGCCGCAAGGGCGAGATCCGTGTCGACGGGGGCCGCGTGAAGGCGAACACCCGGCTGGAAGAGGGCCAGCAGGTGCGCGTGCCGCCGCTGCCCGACACGCCCGCTCCCGCGCCGCGTCCCAGCACCCGCGTCAGTGATGCGGATGCGGAGATGATCCAAGCGACAGTGCTTTACCGCGACGACCATATCCTTGCGATCAACAAACCTGCGGGCTTGCCGACGCAGGGTGGCTCGAAGCAGTTGAAACATGTCGACGGGCTGGCCGAGGCGCTGCGCTTTGGGCTCGAGGATAAACCCCGGCTTGTCCACCGGCTCGATAAGGACACATCGGGCGTTCTGCTGCTGGCGCGGACCCGTGCCGTGGCAGGGGCGCTGACCGAAGCGTTCCGCGCCAAGACCACGCGTAAAATCTACTGGGCCGCGCTTGCCGGTGTGCCGCAGCCGCGTCAGGGCACTGTGCGCTACGGTCTGGTGAAGGCTCCGGGTCACGGCGCGCGGGGCGAGGCCGAAAAGATGCTGTGCATCCATCCCCGGCAGGTCGATGAAACCCCGGACGCAAAGCGTGCCACCACCGATTACTGGGTGCTGTCGGCGGCGGCGACGCGGCTGAGCTGGGCCGCGCTGGTGCCGATCACGGGGCGCACCCATCAGCTGCGTGCGCATATGGCCGAACTGGGGCATCCGATCATCGGTGATGGCAAATATGGCGGCTCGGGGCAGGAAAACATGGGCGATGGCTGGGGCGCCGGTCTGGGCGGCGGTCTGTCGAAAAAGCTGCACCTGCATGCCCGGTCGATCAGCCTGCCGCATCCCGTGACGGGCAAGCGGATCGAGATCACCGCGCCCCTGCCGGAACACATGGACCGCACTTGGGAAATGATGGGCTGGGACGCGCGCGACGTGCCTGCCGACCCCTTTGCCGAGGACGCATGGGACTGA
- the crcB gene encoding fluoride efflux transporter CrcB, which produces MMITALQVALGGAIGATLRYLAGVAVLRVTGPGFPLGVLGVNIVGSFLMGALVVYLGQRGLTHLNPLLATGLLGGFTTFSSFSLEAYTLFERGQAGQAVLYVALSVGVSLLALVAGVFSMRGALA; this is translated from the coding sequence ATGATGATCACCGCATTGCAAGTTGCCCTTGGCGGCGCCATTGGCGCCACGCTCCGCTATCTGGCGGGGGTCGCCGTGCTGCGCGTGACAGGGCCGGGTTTCCCGCTGGGCGTGCTGGGCGTCAATATCGTCGGCTCGTTCCTGATGGGCGCGCTGGTGGTCTATCTGGGTCAACGCGGCCTGACCCACCTCAACCCGCTGCTGGCCACCGGTCTGTTGGGCGGGTTCACCACATTCTCCTCCTTTTCGCTGGAGGCCTATACGCTGTTCGAGCGGGGGCAGGCGGGGCAGGCGGTGCTCTATGTGGCCTTGTCGGTGGGGGTGTCGCTGCTGGCGCTTGTCGCCGGTGTGTTTTCCATGCGCGGAGCCTTGGCATGA
- a CDS encoding replication-associated recombination protein A, protein MADLFDTSPPDGTSTAPRAPQGQGPRPLADRLRPAALAEVIGQTHILGPDGPLTAMIAGGTLSSLVFWGPPGVGKTTIARLLASETDLHFVQISAIFTGVADLKKVFEAAKIRHRNGRGTLLFVDEIHRFNKAQQDGFLPHMEDGSIVLVGATTENPSFELNAALLSRSQVLVLERLEPRDLELLIQRAEKELGHALPLDGPAREALIGMADGDGRALLNLVEQVAGWDPAQRIDTATLTTRLTRRAAQYDKSGDQHYNLISALHKSVRGSDPDAALYWLARMLKGGEDPRYLARRITRMAVEDIGLADPQAQALCLQSWETYERLGSPEGELALAQAVVYLALAPKSNAAYTAYKAAMKEAARTGSEPPPKHILNAPTGLMKEQGYGAGYDYDHDAEDGFSGQNYFPDGMKRPVLYTPVDRGFERELKKRQDWFVKLRAKRQP, encoded by the coding sequence ATGGCTGATCTGTTCGACACGTCCCCACCCGATGGCACCTCCACCGCGCCCCGCGCGCCGCAGGGGCAGGGGCCGCGTCCTTTGGCCGACCGTTTGCGCCCGGCGGCGTTGGCCGAGGTGATTGGGCAGACGCATATCCTTGGGCCCGATGGGCCACTGACCGCGATGATCGCAGGCGGCACCTTGTCCTCGCTGGTGTTCTGGGGGCCGCCAGGGGTGGGTAAGACCACGATTGCGCGGCTTTTGGCCTCCGAAACCGATCTGCATTTCGTGCAGATTTCGGCAATTTTCACCGGCGTGGCCGACCTTAAGAAAGTCTTTGAGGCCGCCAAGATCCGGCACCGCAACGGGCGCGGCACGCTGTTGTTCGTCGATGAGATCCACCGCTTCAACAAGGCGCAGCAGGACGGGTTTCTGCCGCATATGGAAGACGGGTCCATCGTGCTGGTCGGCGCGACCACCGAAAACCCGTCATTTGAATTGAACGCCGCGTTGCTGTCGCGATCACAGGTTCTGGTGTTGGAGCGGCTGGAGCCGCGCGATCTTGAGCTGTTGATCCAGCGGGCGGAGAAGGAACTGGGCCATGCCCTGCCGCTTGACGGTCCGGCACGAGAGGCGCTGATCGGTATGGCAGACGGGGACGGGCGGGCCTTGCTGAACCTTGTCGAGCAGGTCGCAGGCTGGGATCCCGCGCAGCGCATCGACACCGCAACCCTGACCACGCGCCTGACCCGACGCGCGGCGCAATACGACAAAAGCGGTGACCAGCATTATAATCTGATCTCCGCGCTGCACAAATCCGTTCGCGGGTCCGATCCCGATGCCGCGCTCTACTGGCTGGCCCGGATGCTGAAGGGCGGCGAAGATCCCCGTTACCTTGCCCGGCGCATCACCCGTATGGCGGTCGAGGATATCGGCCTTGCCGATCCACAGGCGCAGGCGCTTTGCCTGCAAAGCTGGGAAACCTATGAGCGGCTTGGCAGCCCGGAGGGGGAGTTGGCACTGGCGCAGGCTGTCGTTTATCTTGCGCTCGCCCCGAAATCGAACGCCGCCTATACCGCCTATAAGGCCGCGATGAAGGAAGCAGCGCGCACCGGGTCCGAGCCGCCGCCGAAGCATATCCTCAACGCACCGACCGGGTTGATGAAAGAGCAGGGCTACGGCGCGGGCTACGATTACGATCACGATGCCGAGGATGGGTTTTCCGGTCAGAATTATTTTCCGGACGGGATGAAGCGTCCGGTGCTCTACACTCCCGTTGATCGCGGCTTTGAGCGCGAGTTGAAAAAGCGTCAGGACTGGTTCGTGAAGCTGCGCGCAAAACGTCAGCCCTGA
- a CDS encoding acyl-homoserine-lactone synthase, with product MQTTTLSFANFHAHGELFANLLRARHQSFIVQNRWDLPEADGMEYDQYDTPASRWIAVHEGGEIYAGIRLTPTTTRCGIYTYMIRDAQRGLLDSIPSDLLYAEAPIAETVWESSRVFVSHATPMQLRRRVHAHLITEMTQAARLLGASRVLGLIPANWPRWAARCGLDMSAAGRVMDIGGIDNQCISINLAAKMN from the coding sequence ATGCAAACCACTACTCTGTCCTTCGCGAATTTCCACGCGCATGGCGAACTGTTCGCCAATCTGCTCCGCGCCCGCCACCAGTCCTTCATCGTGCAAAACCGGTGGGATCTGCCCGAAGCGGACGGCATGGAATACGACCAGTATGATACGCCTGCCAGCCGTTGGATCGCGGTGCATGAAGGGGGCGAGATCTACGCGGGCATCCGCTTGACGCCCACCACGACGCGTTGCGGGATCTACACCTACATGATCCGGGACGCGCAGCGCGGGCTGCTCGACTCGATCCCGTCGGATCTGCTCTATGCCGAAGCGCCGATCGCGGAAACCGTGTGGGAAAGCAGCCGGGTCTTCGTATCCCACGCAACGCCCATGCAACTGCGGCGCCGGGTCCACGCGCATCTCATCACCGAAATGACGCAAGCCGCGCGTCTGCTGGGGGCCAGCCGCGTTCTGGGGCTGATCCCGGCCAACTGGCCGCGGTGGGCTGCGCGCTGTGGGCTCGACATGTCTGCGGCAGGCCGGGTGATGGATATCGGTGGCATCGACAACCAGTGCATTTCCATCAACCTCGCCGCGAAGATGAACTGA